A single region of the Myripristis murdjan chromosome 3, fMyrMur1.1, whole genome shotgun sequence genome encodes:
- the cops2 gene encoding COP9 signalosome complex subunit 2: MSDMEDDFMCDDEEDYDLEYSEDSNSEPNVDLENQYYNSKALKEDDPKAALSSFQKVLELEGEKGEWGFKALKQMIKINFKLTNFPEMMNRYKQLLTYIRSAVTRNYSEKSINSILDYISTSKQMDLLQEFYETTLEALKDAKNDRLWFKTNTKLGKLYLEREEYGKLQKILRQLHQSCQTDDGEDDLKKGTQLLEIYALEIQMYTAQKNNKKLKALYEQSLHIKSAIPHPLIMGVIRECGGKMHLREGEFEKAHTDFFEAFKNYDESGSPRRTTCLKYLVLANMLMKSGINPFDSQEAKPYKNDPEILAMTNLVSAYQNNDITEFEKILKTNHSNIMDDPFIREHIEELLRNIRTQVLIKLIKPYTRIHIPFISKELNIDVCDVESLLVQCILDNTIHGRIDQVNQLLELDYQKRGGARYTALDKWTNQLNSLNQAIVSKLT; encoded by the exons ATGTCTGACATGGAGGATGATTTCATGTGCGACGATGAAGAGGATTACGACCTG gAATACTCAGAAGACAGCAACTCAGAGCCCAATGTGGATCTGGAGAATCAGTACTACAACTCCAAAGCCCTGAAGGAGGATGACCCCAAAGCAGCGCTCAGCAGTTTCCAAAAG GTTTTGGAattggagggagagaagggagaatGGGGATTCAAAGCACTGAAACAGATGATAAAAATCAACTTCAAACTG ACCAACTTCCCAGAGATGATGAACAGATACAAGCAGTTGCTAACGTACATCAGGAGCGCAGTCACCAGAAACTACTCAGAAAAGTCCATCAACTCCATTCTTGACTATATCTCCACTTCTAAACAG ATGGACTTGCTACAGGAGTTCTATGAAACCACACTGGAGGCTTTGAAAGATGCCAAAAACGACAGATTATGGTTCAAAACTAACACAAAG TTGGGAAAGCTGTATCTGGAGAGAGAAGAGTATGGAAAACTGCAGAAGATCCTCAGGCAGCTGCATCAGTCATGTCAG ACGGATGATGGAGAGGATGACCTGAAGAAAGGCACACAGCTGTTGGAGATCTACGCCCTGGAGATCCAGATGtacacagcacaaaaaaacaacaagaaattgAAGGCCCTGTATGAGCAGTCTCTTCATATTAAATCTGCCATTCCTCACCCGCTTATCATGGGAGTCATCAGAG AGTGTGGTGGGAAGATGCATCTGAGAGAGGGTGAGTTTGAGAAGGCTCACACAGACTTCTTTGAGGCCTTTAAAAACTACGACGAGTCTGGAAGCCCGAGGAGGACCACATGCCTGAAGTATCTGGTCCTAGCCAACATGCTGATGAAGTCAGGGATCAATCCTTTTGACTCTCAGGAG gCCAAACCATACAAGAATGATCCCGAGATCTTAGCAATGACAAACTTAGTAAG CGCCTACCAGAATAATGACATCACTGAATTTGAGAAAATCTTGAAAACAAACCACAGTAACATAATGGATGACCCCTTCATTCGAGAGCACATAGAGG AGCTCCTACGGAATATTAGAACTCAAGTACTTATAAAACTCATCAAACCATACACAAGAATACACATCCCCTTCATTTCTAAG gAGCTGAAcattgatgtgtgtgatgtcgAAAGTTTGCTGGTGCAATGCATCTTGGATAA CACAATCCATGGCCGCATTGATCAAGTCAACCAGCTCCTAGAACTGGACTACCAGAAGAGAGGAGGGGCCCGCTACACAGCTTTAGACAAATGGACGAATCAGCTCAACTCACTCAACCAAGCTATTGTTAGCAAACTCACATGA